The following are from one region of the Parcubacteria group bacterium genome:
- a CDS encoding ABC-three component system middle component 6 yields the protein MVIPSKHENLQRNLLVVGADILSFLKKKQYNVENLFQEIRQKKSIGIDQFYNILSFLYTAELIDFNDFSISIKNNYVS from the coding sequence ATGGTTATCCCCTCAAAACATGAAAATCTTCAAAGAAATCTGCTTGTTGTTGGAGCAGACATCCTGTCTTTCTTGAAAAAGAAGCAATATAATGTGGAAAATTTATTCCAGGAAATTAGACAAAAAAAGTCCATAGGGATTGATCAATTTTATAATATACTTTCGTTTCTCTATACCGCAGAATTAATTGATTTTAATGATTTTAGCATTTCTATAAAAAATAATTATGTTTCTTAG
- a CDS encoding NUDIX domain-containing protein, whose amino-acid sequence MSKIREKINKLIQAIVPLDEIEREHQKDVLDWIASGVEIFRIEKPATPLKHLVSYSVLVDFKERKILLLDHKKALIKLPSGGHINKNELPLEAAKRELVEELGIEPAPAFGASEIPLFITVTETVGLTPGHIDVSLWYVFKGDSSLKINDETDEFKKEFGGYHWLGFEEILSMSIEEFDPNMHRFVEKLKISSNN is encoded by the coding sequence GTGAGCAAAATTAGAGAAAAAATAAATAAACTGATTCAAGCTATTGTTCCGCTTGATGAGATAGAACGAGAACATCAGAAGGACGTTTTGGATTGGATTGCCAGCGGCGTGGAAATTTTTCGCATTGAAAAACCAGCCACACCCTTGAAGCACTTGGTCAGTTATTCGGTTTTAGTTGATTTCAAAGAAAGAAAAATTTTATTGCTAGATCATAAAAAAGCATTGATAAAGCTTCCCAGCGGAGGGCATATCAACAAAAACGAGCTACCACTTGAAGCAGCCAAACGAGAACTGGTTGAAGAATTAGGAATCGAGCCTGCGCCTGCGTTTGGCGCTTCAGAGATCCCATTATTTATTACTGTGACGGAAACGGTCGGTTTGACTCCCGGGCATATTGATGTTAGTTTGTGGTACGTTTTCAAGGGAGACTCAAGTTTGAAGATTAACGACGAAACTGATGAATTCAAAAAAGAATTTGGTGGCTATCATTGGCTCGGTTTTGAAGAAATTCTCTCAATGTCGATTGAAGAATTTGACCCTAATATGCATCGGTTTGTTGAGAAATTGAAGATCTCCTCAAATAATTGA